The DNA window ACCTGTTCATAAAACTGGCACAAAAACAGGCCTGGATAATCACATTTTATTCTGGCCATCGAAAAGAACTGAAAGCTTCAATGAATACTTTCAGCTCATATTTTCTTGCCAAATAATGATTTGAAATTTGGAAATGCTTTCGAAAATGTCCCCTAATCACTGAGCCTCAGTAATGCAGCAATGGGTGTTTTGCTGTTGCTTCTAGTTGCACTGGATCTGTACTCAGTTTGAGTCTCGTGTTGCAATTAAAAAGCTGTGGATTGCATCCTGTATGTCAGTACACAAATGATACAGAATTAGCGATCCTGCTGCAACATGTTCAGTAATGTCAGCAAGTGTGAATCTGATTGTCCAGCAGCCGATAAGCCCTTCCCCCCTCTGACTCTGTTCTTCTGTTCAATTGGCTCTTGGTTCAGTTGGATCTCTTGTAAGTAGCCAGGATAAAACATTCTGTAAAAGACTATTTGTCTCGTAGAGCCACATTTCGTTTCTATAGAAGTTCAATCGTGTCCTCTCTCAAGCTCTGACCTGTTACAACCTCTTGCCATCGAGCTGTCTGtccaaaaatgtagaaaatgtaaaattcaaAACCCCCTAGAATGTACGAAAATGAATGTGGTCATATGACGTGTCATGTGATCCACTAGCCCTATCTAAGTCATGTGAAACCTTTAGAATCCTTTAACACTGGACACCTGTTTTCATTGCAATGCATTGGGAGCTACAGTACATGTTCCAACCCACAGTTGAAGCCATTATATATTTCCTTCGCCTAATCAGTGCACATTACTATATGGTTTATCCAAGGCATgtgttaattatatttaattgccGCCACTATACACAGTGACTACTGTTAAGAATGCAAAGGGCATTAAAGGAAGGAATGAGAAAACTTGTACAAATCTCTTGCAGTATGacatttacaatggaaaacaCAACCAATTACTCTATGAATAAATACAACTGTCTGTCCTGACATTAATAACTAAGAAAGTGGCTACGACCCTTAAAAACAGGGCCTATATAATCTGTCCACAGTGTGATGCAGTAATAACCAAAAAGGTGTTGGGTGGATGATATTATCTTATTAGGAATCTTCAGATCATGGTATTCAAAATTCAAAACAGTTCTTCTCTAATCATCACCGCCACCAACATATATTCTGAAACAGTTTTTAGCATGTCTTTTAGATTGTTTACAATGTCTATTTCTAaccaataacacatttataaaccTTAAATACAGATTAGTAGCCTGTTTTAACTGTTACACATCTCAAGGCTTCCCATAAACACCTCTCACTGAGTTAAATTCACTTGCTATTTTCATGACCAATATATTGATACCTTATAACTTCTAAGCGTATCCAAGCCAGAAAGCATTCTGTTGAACAACTTGAACGTATCAGTTCAATTTGGATTTTACTCCAGTGGGTCCAACATACTCGTTCAACAGCAAATTGAGTCATTATTTTCACCGATCTGTACACTGTGCCACTGCAGTGCAAGAGATACGCTTGTTATATTCAAATTAAAAGAAGCGGAACAGTTCCGTTGTTACATTAGTTTCTGGACTACGAAAAACCCATGCCAAGAGTTACACTTATTCTAGGTAGGATGTTGAAGGAGCAAGATTGGCACACATTAATTTGCtgtcaaattaaaacataaaactgacTTGAAGAAACCAAAATCTAACAGGATAGACATCTATCTGCATGCGGAAAACAAACAGAAGCATCTGTGTCCCTGGTTCAGGCACATCCATTCATTGTGTAATCTGTCGATGGGTTTACTTTAGTGCAGGAGTCACCTCAGCAGGTTCACTCTGTCTCCCTCTGGTCTAACCAAAGTCAATCCGTGGTCGATACTGTAGTACCATTGGGTAAGactgatgggggaaaaaaaaaaaaaaccatacacaCATTAGTTTGTCTCAGTAAAATAACATTGCTATACATAATGTGCAGTCCAACTGTAACACACAATAGGTCATTCAATAACAGAGCAACACAAAGCACTGATTAATGTATACTTTGTACTGACTTTTTATATTTACggtttatttaaatgtgataaaagttttaaaagaataaaaaaatgtaatacaaaataataataaaaaaaaaaaaaaacatccacgcGACAGCAACAATATACAACTACTTTTTTAAGTGAACACAAGAATGACACAACATGTTAGCAGGCCCTTGCTTATAAAATGAATATGCTACTCTGATATGCTACCCCCCCGCCATTTACAATAGATTGTATCCTTATTATCCAGAAAGTCATAGGCCCATATTTATTAACTAACTGGACTAAATCATTATGACGgattactgttttgtatttctcAATGAGTATTTTTAATGCCATTTCTAGTTTTGTACgctgtattttattacaaataattctTTGCTCATATTTTCCTATTCAAATTTTTCGAaaggtacagtacaatataaCATAAAGCTTTGTACAAAAAACTCTTAGAAATGTTATTGGCTCTTTGAATTCACACTTGGTGTCAGCAACACATTCCTCCAACAAAACAGGCCTTTCTTTTTCCTTAAAGAATAAATAGTAAACTGCATACTGCAAGTAAGGCAGTATTAACCTGGAACTCTGCCAGCCAAGCGCCTCTGAATGGTGACTTCACACATTCAACCAGTCGGAGTAAAATAATGCGAGCAATCGGTTGAAGATTTCCCACTGCTCCACTAAGGGCTTCAGAGCATTTGATTACTGCGCTGACACATTCCACAACCCAGCTGCCAACAGTGAGACTAGATCCTTTTAACAGTCAATCAATCCTGCTTGTGTTAGAATTCTTCCCCAGTATGGATGGACACTGGGTTGAGTTGAAAGATGTAACTTACTGGGCCAAAGGTGATGAATGAAGGCAAAAAGCATGCCAGGAAATGAACTACAGGCACATTTTAGTAATAGTACTATTAAAAAGCAGCCGAGTGTTACTTAATGAAGAGATTACTATGGGTTTTTTTACACTGTCTAACTTATTATGCCACATAGATGAGGCCTCCATTTAGTGTGGATTAACAGTGTTTCATCTGGGTTTGGATCGCATTTTCCACATTccacagacattttatttatttaggtctAATGGGACTTAATCCTAGTCAGCTCTGAAATCTTGCCCTGTCAACCCAATTCCTCAGAGATTTCctaaaaaattacatttagagAGAATAGCCAGACAGCTCATACAATTTCCGAATGGCACCCAATTTCACAGTTGAGAGAGCAAAAGCACAGGTAGGTGGAGGTGCTGCCACCAGGGCTGAAAATATGCCAGGGGCTAAGTTGGCTCAGGAAACTGAGATCTTTAGCATCTCGGTTCTTACATCTAATTGCCAGGCTCTGCACTTCCAGGCCAGCTTTTAGGTTAGGACAGGTCTTCCTTACAGGGCTACAGCAAGTAGTAGATCAACACAGGTCAGCTGATTTCACACTAAATGATACAGGAAAGCACTGTATTTCATACTTCCAAGTATGAATGAAAGCAATGATTAAACAGAGCTATTAGGCTGATACTGCTATTAaggtaaacaaatacaaataaaaaacactttaaccCTTGGTTAGCTCTCTTATCTGTGTACAGACAGTAAGAAGTGTTTTGTAAACGATCAAATGTTTCGCATTACAGGATATGAATTATAAATAGAAGGGCAATTTTATTAAGCCAATAAATTGAGCGGTTTGATCTAACTAATGGCAAACCCTTACTTTGGCAATGGAATGCGCAGAGAGATGAATCAGTACTTACATTTTCACCCCGAAGTCTCCATCTTGTCATATAGATAAATTCCATAGTATGATCTTTCCCCATGATCTCACCATTGCATAGTACATCCAGCTGTGACCAAAACAGACATGACAGTATAGTTACAGAAAGCACTGTAACAAAATACCGCTCCATCTGTTTATAAAGTGGTGAGCAATGAATCTGGTGTCAACATAAGAAAGCAACTCCCAAGTATACCATAAGGAatcacaaaacaagacaaaacaaaacagaatcccAAGATGCATTGCAGCCAAACAGAACATTAATTGGTGTTGGGGGTAGACAAACGTATGACATGTATCAAAAGGCGGGATGTAGCATACTTCTATAAAACTGGACAGACtttttgactgttttgttttctacatattcTGTATTAAAAGCTCCCATATACGACCCACATTTCACGTCAAAAACCAAATCGGCCTGACACTTCTGTTTCGCACTGACTCTGGTAGATTTATGCTACACATAATCTAAGGCTTTATCAGAACGTGTTGTTATGGTTGCTACAAGTACTGTAGATGTGTGTGCCAATAAAAGTAGGAACAGAAATGAATTTACTCCAAATCAAAACTTTATTCACAGCAAAGACATCACAAAAGATAAGTTAAATTTTGGTGATCGTATCCAAGATTTGTtggtatgtattttattgtaaatgaacACATTTGCTAAAAAATGACAGTCTTAACCAATTTTAAGTGTAATTATTCAATTCTTGGGTGGTTGCTTATTCACCAGGTCTAAATATGGTTGGATTTTGTCACAGCATTTCACTGTATAGGAGGATCCCCAGACATTGTAAAATGTTCCAAAAAAATCTGTGGCTGATCCTGGAGgagtataggttgatcaaatcaaccttaGTACTGAAGGAGCTAACCTGGAGCTAACCAAGGATGATACATCATGTTTATTCAACTACACAGGCCTTATCTTAGCAAGAACAGAAACGTGCTCCTTAACGGATAGCAGGTATGCATGAGGAACATAGCAATGTTTTAAAATTCTCAACTTAGGTTACAGCGTTACCCCTTGAGGTTTAATCGGACATAGCTTACCTCATAAGAAGTTGGAAGCTTTAACTTCAGACTAAGAAACTTCTTTATTGTTCCAACCGTCACTCGAGTGGAGCAGCGTATAAATTTCTTCATTAAACCCTGGAGCGGGAATTGAAACAAGATCGTTTTCTCAAGGTTGGGTAGAAACTCAGACTGTTAGACAagacaggaattaaaaaaaaggatatttcCATTATGGTtcaaaaacataaaagaatattGGAAACATTAAAAGTAATATTTCCTATAACAATCCTCAGTAAACCATAGCCTAAGACTGTTCTTACTTAAACCCTAACTCATGTGTATAGACATTGAATTTACAACGTCTCCCTCAGAATGCTTATAcaatttaataatgtttatttcttccattaacattaaagtctagaCATACACCTGGAATCCTGCTGACTTCACCCAAATAGCGCACTGTTATATGCTGTAGTTCAGCTAACCTTCACTATGTTTTCTGCCGATTGACTGCTGTTTCTTAAGCAGTCAAGGCAGATAGCTATCTGGGGGTCACTTCTGTGGTGATCATGGTCTCCATCTTCCTCTTCTTCATTGTCCATTCGGGCTCTCTTGGCTCTCGGACTGTCATCTGTGGTAAACAATCAACTTGTGTTAACCTAAGTCTTATATTTCTTCTTGTTAGTCCAGAAGATAACCATTTTGATGGTTGTCTTTTTTATGTTCCAAAGAATTAACACTGTATAGTAAAGTGGTGACAGGTACTCATTGGGTAATTGTACAATCTTGAGGAACTGATGAGTGATGGGAagacagagacaaagagagaTTAAGACAAGCTTTCAGTTCTCCCATTACGGACCACCTTCTGCCTTTCTTACCAACACAATATGTACATATCTGTGCTAGGATCAGGGACATCTATATTCATTATCTTTAGCAATGATAACAAAGAAAACTGTACTAACCCTTACAAAGGTTTACCagggtattttttgttttatcatagTTTGCCCTGGTTcgccatatttattaatatgctttaccacacctcactattctttacagtgcttacctatgctttaccatgttttcactatgggCTTAttaactatggtaaacttttacaaggaaAGTAACTGTGTTGTATTATGAATCAATGCCAGTATCTTGTTAGAAGGTCATTGCACTGTGTCAAATAACTTTTAATATGGGTATAAGATATTCCTTTAGGACAGACAACCCCATCCCTGActgtaaaacagcacatttatggaaatgaatgtgctttatttttcatcaaaTGCAACAGATGGCAGTCAATAGTCGATGTGTGTAGTGctaaaaaaagtaaacagtagGCACTAGCCTACGTGTAAGTAAATAAACCACCTTTTAAAAGCTGTCTGAACTGGTTTAGCTCTCTTTAACAAACCCAGTGTAAACGTCTCTGTATAGTTTACCACTAATATCATTTAGAAACCCCCCAAACTATGATCTATCCTCAGCTGGCAAGTCTGAATAATTAGGCAACCCAGCCTAGTTTAACCGTAATGACTGCCTGCactagtatttttttctttccatatatATTCCAATTATCTGTTAAGGAACTACTGCCATCACAATGCACCAAGCTCCCTACATGCATCTCTTCAGTTCTATGTAAAGTTTCTCTCCCTATCTTGTTCTGCCTATGAATCTAACTCTGCTGAAAGaatgaaactgtaaaaacaaagcaaactgtaCTATTTATCTTCTcaattttataaaacaatgttaacattttctctcacagaaatctctctctctctctctctcaaatctATTTTGAAACCATGCACCTGGTCACCATGTAGCAAAGAGgaactttaatttattttacagtgttacTGTAATGAGGAAGGATTAGTGTGCAGAtgaaagctttgtaaaattaccaCCAGAAAGGGGTAtcgtatttattttaacttgacCTAGAGAATCATTGAATACTGTTGGGTACAGAGTATGGAACCAGTATCTCAAAGCGTTTGGTCTTTATCTTCTAGTAACTATTATAGCGACTATGTGACAATGAGTGTGAAGGGTACTGTTACATTCTGCATTCAGTGTTTACAAAACACCACACATATGACAGCTGTATCTCAAACAGTTTGTGTTACACACAGaagatttacaaaaacatcagCTCTCCTTTTGAGAAGTTTCTTACTTCTAGAACCAACCCTGATAACTACAAAGAAGGTATTCAGCTTTTACcctattgtgttgttttttcagtTCTTACTACCAGGTGCCAGAGATATTTAATCTTCTTCTACCCTTTGTCTAATCTACATTGTTGAGATTCATCACCGCCTTTGGATCGCCTACATTTAATTTTAGTCAAACTGTTTTTCACAACAAGTTCTCTTTGAGCTATTTCCTTTCCAGGACTTTtaaaccttaaaaaagaaaaggatttttGGTTGTCCAGTGTGTTTCCATTGCCTAAAGGTAGTTTCAATTGCAAACACAAGACTACCTGGAAACTTTCCTGCCACTATATGCAGAAGGTAGATATGGATGTCATGAGTACCTTTTTTCCACATGGTGTTCTTGTATTTTGATaccattttacagaaaacaactatAATACTGCCATTTCCAATGCTGTTTAATAGGGTAATAactagagccctgtgtttttcgtAAATACGAAATAACAcgaaatgtaacatataaaacaaaacaaaacgaaatgcaaatctaaaaaaaaaaataatgtgaaaaatcattataaaaacaaacattttttaaattgtgaggtttatacggaaatactttaaataaatacttgcaatcgtagttgtcaaggctcagccgttaccatagacacggtctgaagaAAAACGGaggctctgactagcacttgcgcagatgtagaatttgatggaaaataaaaattgtgatggaagagacttttctttctaaaatgcctaaaccatgCGTAACAATTTAACAATGCTGCAAAGACcttgagcatgaggggatgtgTGTAACTGACGCTGACAAAATAACGATGTGCAGATTTTCAACTGTcggctggaatggga is part of the Polyodon spathula isolate WHYD16114869_AA chromosome 13, ASM1765450v1, whole genome shotgun sequence genome and encodes:
- the LOC121325599 gene encoding polycomb group RING finger protein 5-B-like isoform X1, with amino-acid sequence MAAQRKHLVRDFNHYITCYVCKGYLIKPTTVTECLHTFCKRCIVQHFEDSNDCPKCGIQVHETNPLEMLRLDNTLEEIIFKLVPGLREKEQQQEIEFWRKTKSKENGGDDSPRAKRARMDNEEEEDGDHDHHRSDPQIAICLDCLRNSSQSAENIVKSEFLPNLEKTILFQFPLQGLMKKFIRCSTRVTVGTIKKFLSLKLKLPTSYELDVLCNGEIMGKDHTMEFIYMTRWRLRGENSYPMVLQYRPRIDFG
- the LOC121325599 gene encoding polycomb group RING finger protein 5-B-like isoform X2, coding for MAAQRKHLVRDFNHYITCYVCKGYLIKPTTVTECLHTFCKRCIVQHFEDSNDCPKCGIQVHETNPLEMLRLDNTLEEIIFKLVPGLREKEQQQEIEFWRKTKSKENGGDDSPRAKRARMDNEEEEDGDHDHHRSDPQIAICLDCLRNSSQSAENIVKGLMKKFIRCSTRVTVGTIKKFLSLKLKLPTSYELDVLCNGEIMGKDHTMEFIYMTRWRLRGENSYPMVLQYRPRIDFG